In Carassius gibelio isolate Cgi1373 ecotype wild population from Czech Republic chromosome B4, carGib1.2-hapl.c, whole genome shotgun sequence, one DNA window encodes the following:
- the LOC127955939 gene encoding uncharacterized protein LOC127955939 isoform X1 produces the protein MFSVKTRHQNCYVYTKASTSTRSCRTRDIGVQTETSKLCSVGTQLSMRTLQTHHRSVCVQTETTLSSFDVSTKLVSHTAVASSTPLKTSSKRPCLDLEEDEDILQECSSILTPQETDVTFNPAEADTSITEPKDLSAQESSPIQNICKYIVYETCIMELFDVCPVCHRSCHIRSQRIGTFLRVEQLCHHCQFSRKWNSQPILGSTPAGNLHLSAAVYLSGASFFTIEKIFAAMKLHLFKYDTFRRHARMCIEPAIVYKWRNWQDEMLQLLAQREKVIVGGDMRADSPGHSAKYGSYTMMDLETNTVVDVQLVQSNEVGGSYHMEKEGLKRGLDFLDAHGVTLDCIVTDRHPQIQKFLRERNVNQFYDVWHIEKGISKQLEKVCKLKGCEKIRKWLHSIKNHIYWTAASSRSGPERVAKWMSMLNHMQNKHTHEDSNFPACLHGTRRSRDTKKWLAAGTLPYLKLEKVLSNKRIVKDVAKLSPHYQTSSIKVFHSVILRFTPKNVVFPFLGMLCRLYLAALHYNENAGRPQATTAAGRPVFKVTFPKAKKGEYRVREVKTQATFKYVDDLLDLIFDKVFVDPAPYVDDVLRIPIPPALCAEYDRPEKEEAISSRVSRFNQ, from the exons atgttttctgtaaagacaAGACATCAAAATTGCTATGTTTATACAAAGGCCAGCACATCGACACGAAGCTGTAGAACGAGGGATATTGGCGTGCAGACAGAAACATCAAAGCTATGCAGTGTTGGTACACAACTGTCAATGAGGACGCTTCAAACACACCACAGGAGTGtct GTGTCCAGACAGAGACAACATTGTCAAGTTTTGATGTTAGCACAAAATTAGTTTCTCATACAGCTGTTGCGTCTTCCACGCCCCTCAAGACTTCATCAAAAAGACCTTGTCTGGACCTTGAGGAAGATGAAGATATCCTGCAGGAATGCTCTTCAATACTAACACCACAAGAGACTGATGTCACATTTAATCCTGCAGAGGCAGACACATCAATAACAGAGCCAAAAGACTTGTC agctcaAGAATCCAGCCCTAttcaaaacatttgtaaatatattgtctATGAGACCTGCATCATGGAACTGTTTGATGTGTGCCCGGTATGTCATAGAAGCTGTCATATAAGATCACAAAGGATTGGAACATTTCTACGTGTTGAACAACTCTGCCACCATTGTCAGTTCTCACGGAAATGGAACAGTCAGCCGATTTTGGGCAGTACTCCAGCTGGAAACCTTCACCTTTCTGCTGCTGTGTATCTCAGTGGTGCTTCATTTTTCACAATTGAAAAG ATATTTGCAGCTATGAAGTTACATCTTTTCAAGTACGACACCTTTCGTCGTCATGCACGAATGTGCATTGAGCCTGCTATTGTTTACAAATGGAGAAACTGGCAGGATGAGATGCTACAGCTGTTGGCTCAAAGGGAAAAGGTCATTGTTGGAGGAGATATGAGGGCTGACTCACCAG ggcACTCTGCCAAATATGGCAGTTACACAATGATGGACCTGGAGACAAACACCGTTGTTGATGTACAACTCGTCCAG AGTAATGAAGTGGGAGGAAGTTACCACATGGAAAAGGAAGGTTTGAAGAGAGGTCTTGACTTTTTGGATGCTCATGGAGTGACTCTGGACTGCATTGTGACTGACCGACATCCGCAAATACAAAAATTCCTCAGGGAACGCAATGTCAACCAATTCTATGATGTCTGGCACATAGAGAAAG GAATTTCAAAGCAGCTGGAAAAAGTGTGCAAGCTAAAGGGTTGTGAGAAAATACGTAAATGGTTGCATAGTATAAAAAACCACATCTATTGGACTGCTGCATCATCAAGAAGTGGACCTGAAAGAGTGGCTAAATGGATGTCTATGCTAAACCACATGcaaaataagcacacacatgAAGACAGCAATTTTCCAGCATGTCTACATGGAACAAGGAGAAGTCGAGACACAAAAAAGTGGCTAGCTGCTG GAACACTGCCATATCTCAAGTTGGAGAAAGTTCTCTCCAACAAGAGAATTGTGAAGGATGTTGCCAAGCTAAGTCCACACTATCAGACTTCTTCTATCAAGGTTTTCCACAGTGTAATACTACGGTTTACACCAAAAAATGTGGTTTTTCCATTTCTGGGAATGTTGTGCAG ACTATACCTGGCTGCACTACATTACAATGAGAATGCCGGGCGTCCTCAAGCCACGACAGCAGCTGGTCGACCGGTGTTCAAAGTGACCTTTCCAAAGGCCAAGAAGGGAGAATACCGGGTCAGAGAAGTAAAGACACAAGCAACATTCA AATATGTGGATGACCTGCTGGACCTCATATTTGATAAAGTCTTTGTGGATCCTGCACCATATGTGGATGATGTTTTGAGGATACCAATACCACCAGCATTGTGCGCAGAGTATGACCGGCCAGAGAAGGAGGAGGCCATCTCTAGTAGGGTATCTCGGTTTAATCAATAG
- the LOC127955939 gene encoding uncharacterized protein LOC127955939 isoform X2, translating to MRTLQTHHRSVCVQTETTLSSFDVSTKLVSHTAVASSTPLKTSSKRPCLDLEEDEDILQECSSILTPQETDVTFNPAEADTSITEPKDLSAQESSPIQNICKYIVYETCIMELFDVCPVCHRSCHIRSQRIGTFLRVEQLCHHCQFSRKWNSQPILGSTPAGNLHLSAAVYLSGASFFTIEKIFAAMKLHLFKYDTFRRHARMCIEPAIVYKWRNWQDEMLQLLAQREKVIVGGDMRADSPGHSAKYGSYTMMDLETNTVVDVQLVQSNEVGGSYHMEKEGLKRGLDFLDAHGVTLDCIVTDRHPQIQKFLRERNVNQFYDVWHIEKGISKQLEKVCKLKGCEKIRKWLHSIKNHIYWTAASSRSGPERVAKWMSMLNHMQNKHTHEDSNFPACLHGTRRSRDTKKWLAAGTLPYLKLEKVLSNKRIVKDVAKLSPHYQTSSIKVFHSVILRFTPKNVVFPFLGMLCRLYLAALHYNENAGRPQATTAAGRPVFKVTFPKAKKGEYRVREVKTQATFKYVDDLLDLIFDKVFVDPAPYVDDVLRIPIPPALCAEYDRPEKEEAISSRVSRFNQ from the exons ATGAGGACGCTTCAAACACACCACAGGAGTGtct GTGTCCAGACAGAGACAACATTGTCAAGTTTTGATGTTAGCACAAAATTAGTTTCTCATACAGCTGTTGCGTCTTCCACGCCCCTCAAGACTTCATCAAAAAGACCTTGTCTGGACCTTGAGGAAGATGAAGATATCCTGCAGGAATGCTCTTCAATACTAACACCACAAGAGACTGATGTCACATTTAATCCTGCAGAGGCAGACACATCAATAACAGAGCCAAAAGACTTGTC agctcaAGAATCCAGCCCTAttcaaaacatttgtaaatatattgtctATGAGACCTGCATCATGGAACTGTTTGATGTGTGCCCGGTATGTCATAGAAGCTGTCATATAAGATCACAAAGGATTGGAACATTTCTACGTGTTGAACAACTCTGCCACCATTGTCAGTTCTCACGGAAATGGAACAGTCAGCCGATTTTGGGCAGTACTCCAGCTGGAAACCTTCACCTTTCTGCTGCTGTGTATCTCAGTGGTGCTTCATTTTTCACAATTGAAAAG ATATTTGCAGCTATGAAGTTACATCTTTTCAAGTACGACACCTTTCGTCGTCATGCACGAATGTGCATTGAGCCTGCTATTGTTTACAAATGGAGAAACTGGCAGGATGAGATGCTACAGCTGTTGGCTCAAAGGGAAAAGGTCATTGTTGGAGGAGATATGAGGGCTGACTCACCAG ggcACTCTGCCAAATATGGCAGTTACACAATGATGGACCTGGAGACAAACACCGTTGTTGATGTACAACTCGTCCAG AGTAATGAAGTGGGAGGAAGTTACCACATGGAAAAGGAAGGTTTGAAGAGAGGTCTTGACTTTTTGGATGCTCATGGAGTGACTCTGGACTGCATTGTGACTGACCGACATCCGCAAATACAAAAATTCCTCAGGGAACGCAATGTCAACCAATTCTATGATGTCTGGCACATAGAGAAAG GAATTTCAAAGCAGCTGGAAAAAGTGTGCAAGCTAAAGGGTTGTGAGAAAATACGTAAATGGTTGCATAGTATAAAAAACCACATCTATTGGACTGCTGCATCATCAAGAAGTGGACCTGAAAGAGTGGCTAAATGGATGTCTATGCTAAACCACATGcaaaataagcacacacatgAAGACAGCAATTTTCCAGCATGTCTACATGGAACAAGGAGAAGTCGAGACACAAAAAAGTGGCTAGCTGCTG GAACACTGCCATATCTCAAGTTGGAGAAAGTTCTCTCCAACAAGAGAATTGTGAAGGATGTTGCCAAGCTAAGTCCACACTATCAGACTTCTTCTATCAAGGTTTTCCACAGTGTAATACTACGGTTTACACCAAAAAATGTGGTTTTTCCATTTCTGGGAATGTTGTGCAG ACTATACCTGGCTGCACTACATTACAATGAGAATGCCGGGCGTCCTCAAGCCACGACAGCAGCTGGTCGACCGGTGTTCAAAGTGACCTTTCCAAAGGCCAAGAAGGGAGAATACCGGGTCAGAGAAGTAAAGACACAAGCAACATTCA AATATGTGGATGACCTGCTGGACCTCATATTTGATAAAGTCTTTGTGGATCCTGCACCATATGTGGATGATGTTTTGAGGATACCAATACCACCAGCATTGTGCGCAGAGTATGACCGGCCAGAGAAGGAGGAGGCCATCTCTAGTAGGGTATCTCGGTTTAATCAATAG